A region of Rhodamnia argentea isolate NSW1041297 chromosome 9, ASM2092103v1, whole genome shotgun sequence DNA encodes the following proteins:
- the LOC125316505 gene encoding E3 ubiquitin-protein ligase RGLG2-like has translation MGNKESRSNSGYYYDSRSYDSRSFRSSSDRSSFSENYHDHERKGVVQSKYSKIGDDYSSLEQVTNALAQAGLESSNLIVGIDFTKSNEWTGARSFNRKSLHHLGHTPNPYEQAISIIGRTLSSFDEDNLIPCFGFGDGQYLRMLLLEVTLTERVANYWMVGIPLVLQLHHATDIF, from the exons ATGGGGAATAAAGAATCGAGAAGTAACAGCGGCTACTACTATGATTCGCGCAGTTATGACTCCCGATCATTTCGAAGCTCATCCGATCGCTCTTCATTTTCTGAGAATTACCATGATCATGAAAGAAAAGGCGTGGTACAGTCAAAATACTCCAAAATCGGTGATGATTACAGCTCGCTGGAACAG GTCACAAATGCTCTTGCTCAAGCTGGCCTCGAGTCTTCCAATCTTATTGTGGGTATCGATTTCACAAAAAGCAATGAATGGACAGGTGCGCGATCATTCAACCGCAAGAGCCTACATCACCTTGGGCATACCCCTAATCCGTATGAACAGGCAATATCTATAATTGGGAGGACGCTCTCAAGTTTCGATGAAGACAATCTCATTCCTTGTTTCGGTTTTGGCGATGGTCAGTACTTGCGGATGTTGTTACTAGAGGTAACACTAACTGAAAGAGTCGCTAATTACTGGATGGTTGGAATTCCATTGGTTTTGCAGctacatcatgcgacggatatattttaa
- the LOC125316514 gene encoding ankyrin repeat-containing protein BDA1-like: MSLQEAIAADSVNELYSLIERDENILDHGSQGPFPNTPLHVAAEQGKTKVAMEIATLKPPFARKLNRGGYSPMHLALQKKHYGTVRALMTLNPELVRVRGRGGITPFHFVAGEKGDNANENVELLELLAEFLWAKSSIEDLTNQCEIAVHVALKNHNLEGFKVLFGWLKRVNLTEILDWKDQDGNTVLHIAILKRQPEIINLLIGHVKVNVKNFQGETALDIFRANPTSDQDLAKKLQDPTLSKNICLSEFLRSRLTPYERIVFELGFRDESVRDIVLIVAALITTATYQAMLTPPGGYWQDDSSNLPANSSGIPAGKPHRAGSIILSGAYLYAFTTLNSFVFFASIGTICMMAFPLLPHASLVYSLAVYVGFAYFATLMIEFTRSDAVVGIVITACVFSLLLVLLAAQWKAWSKHNRLLCGIDATGRRIGHFPKLKHGK; this comes from the exons ATGAGCCTTCAAGAAGCAATAGCAGCCGATAGTGTCAATGAGCTCTACAGCTTAATTGAGAGGGACGAAAACATCTTAGATCATGGATCCCAGGGCCCCTTCCCCAATACTCCACTACACGTTGCCGCAGAGCAGGGGAAAACTAAAGTGGCCATGGAGATAGCCACCTTGAAGCCGCCGTTCGCTCGAAAGCTGAATCGAGGGGGTTACAGCCCCATGCACTTGGCTTTGCAAAAGAAGCATTATGGCACTGTGAGGGCACTGATGACCCTCAACCCCGAGTTGGTCCGAGTCCGAGGACGAGGCGGGATCACCCCTTTTCATTTCGTTGCCGGGGAAAAAGGAGACAACGCAAATGAGAATGTCGAGCTCCTAGAACTCCTGGCCGAATTCCTATGGGCTAAGTCGTCCATCGAAGACTTGACGAACCAATGCGAGATTGCGGTTCACGTTGCCCTCAAGAACCACAACCTCGAAGGATTCAAGGTTTTGTTTGGATGGCTTAAGCGAGTCAATCTAACAGAAATCTTAGACTGGAAAGACCAAGATGGTAACACTGTCTTACATATTGCTATTTTAAAAAGGCAGCCCGAG ATCATCAACCTGTTGATTGGGCATGTCAAAGTAAATGTGAAGAACTTCCAGGGTGAGACGGCTCTAGATATCTTCCGAGCGAATCCTACCAGCGATCAAGATCTGGCGAAGAAGTTACAAGATCCTACTCTCAGTAAAAACATCTGTTTATCAGAGTTTTTAAGAAGTCGACTAACACCGTACGAGCGGATCGTATTTGAACTCGGCTTCAGAGATGAATCCGTTCGCGACATAGTCCTTATAGTGGCTGCCTTAATTACGACTGCCACATACCAAGCCATGCTCACTCCTCCAGGAGGATACTGGCAGGATGACTCTTCAAATCTCCCGGCCAATTCCAGCGGCATCCCCGCTGGAAAACCACATCGAGCTGGAAGCATTATCTTGAGCGGCGCATATCTGTACGCGTTCACGACCCTCAacagttttgttttctttgcctCCATTGGCACAATCTGTATGATGGCTTTTCCCCTACTACCCCACGCTTCCCTGGTTTACTCGTTAGCGGTTTATGTTGGTTTTGCCTACTTTGCTACCCTTATGATCGAATTCACGAGATCGGATGCGGTCGTGGGAATCGTCATAACGGCATGTGTTTTTAGCTTGCTGCTGGTCTTGTTGGCGGCCCAGTGGAAGGCGTGGTCAAAGCACAACCGGCTCCTATGCGGAATCGATGCCACAGGGAGACGCATCGGCCATTTCCCAAAACTGAAGCATGGAAAATAG
- the LOC125316507 gene encoding ankyrin repeat-containing protein BDA1-like: MSLQEAIAADSVNELYSSIEQDENILDHGSQSPFPNTPLHVAAEQGKTKVAMEIATLKPPFARKLNRGGYSPMHLALQKKHYRTVRTLMTLDPELVRVRGRGGITPLHFVAGERGDNGWDNVELLELLAEFLSACKLSIEDLTNQCETAVHVAVGTGNSEAFKVLFGWLKRVHLTRILDWKDQHGDTVLHIAASEKQPEIMKLLIGYTAVKAKNFRGRTALDIFQENPSGDQDLANRSRCLGRRAITPTLSLSQFFSKELTSFEKCANFFRIPDESARNIILLVSSLIAAATYQAALTPPGGYLQDSSSNPTANSTVVTANSSSVATGKTHGARDSIRRRSGLYEYAMLNSLAFFASIATIWATTFTVEANPLFHIPIPLLCLAYSVSLIVQTPQDREVVAIYLLVLAVFCLIAVFGVPVLWRVAYTRVRRRIDATRGGVATFDDRKIQHTWQALLIFIILVTLVYF, encoded by the exons ATGAGCCTTCAAGAAGCAATAGCAGCCGATAGTGTCAATGAGCTCTACAGCTCAATTGAGCAGGACGAAAACATCCTAGATCATGGATCCCAGAGCCCCTTCCCAAATACTCCACTGCACGTTGCCGCGGAGCAGGGGAAAACTAAAGTGGCCATGGAGATAGCCACCTTGAAGCCGCCGTTCGCTCGAAAGCTGAATCGAGGGGGTTACAGCCCCATGCACTTGGCTTTGCAAAAGAAGCATTATCGCACCGTGAGGACACTCATGACCCTCGACCCTGAATTGGTTCGAGTCCGAGGAAGAGGCGGGATCACCCCTTTGCATTTTGTAGCCGGGGAAAGAGGCGACAATGGGTGGGACAACGTGGAGCTCTTGGAACTCCTGGCCGAGTTTCTATCTGCTTGCAAATTGTCCATTGAAGACTTGACGAACCAATGCGAGACTGCGGTTCACGTCGCCGTCGGGACGGGCAACAGTGAAGCATTCAAGGTTTTGTTTGGATGGCTTAAGCGAGTCCATCTGACGCGAATCTTGGACTGGAAAGACCAACATGGTGACACCGTCTTACATATTGCTGCATCCGAAAAGCAGCCCGAG ATCATGAAGCTGTTGATTGGGTACACGGCTGTAAAAGCGAAGAACTTCCGGGGTAGGACGGCTctggacatcttccaagagaatCCTAGCGGCGACCAAGATCTAGCGAATAGGTCACGCTGTCTAGGACGTCGGGCAATTACTCCTACCCTCTCTCTATCACAGTTTTTTAGCAAGGAACTAACTTCCTTTGAGAAGTGCGCAAATTTTTTCAGAATCCCAGATGAATCCGCTCGCAACATAATCCTCTTAGTGTCTTCCTTAATCGCGGCTGCCACTTACCAAGCTGCTCTCACTCCTCCAGGAGGATACTTGCAGGATTCCTCTTCAAATCCCACAGCAAATTCCACCGTTGTTACCGCCAATTCCAGCAGCGTGGCTACCGGAAAAACACATGGAGCCAGAGATAGTATCCGGAGACGTTCGGGACTCTATGAGTACGCAATGCTCAATAGCCTGGCCTTTTTCGCCTCCATCGCCACAATCTGGGCTACCACTTTTACTGTAGAGGCCAACCCTCTGTTTCACATCCCTATACCCCTGCTCTGCCTTGCTTACTCTGTTTCTCTTATTGTCCAAACTCCGCAAGACCGTGAGGTGGTAGCAATTTACCTACTTGTACTTGCTGTGTTCTGTTTGATCGCCGTGTTTGGTGTCCCCGTGCTCTGGAGGGTAGCGTACACAAGAGTTCGGCGTCGAATTGATGCCACAAGGGGAGGCGTCGCAACTTTCGACGACCGAAAGATTCAACATACTTGGCAAGCATTActtattttcataattcttgTCACGCTAGTTTATTTTTAG